The following are from one region of the Fusarium keratoplasticum isolate Fu6.1 chromosome 4, whole genome shotgun sequence genome:
- a CDS encoding Carboxylic ester hydrolase: MRPLVSLLVFVSGVAAAPSKSCPTPTPLPTVDLGYEIHQAISFNETGQYYNFSNIRYARPPTGELRFTAPQPPVKNRKAIQKGDIGSSCPQALAEWYACNLALQKQVIKSPSECGRHLIPPPDPLEREDCLFLDVIAPRAVFDEPSKKVPVMVWIYGGGYAFGRKGLDGDPSGLIERSKEVDPDGRGVIFVTFNYRGGAFGFLSGPNVRANGTANVGLLDQRLALEWVQDNIHLFGGDKDRVTVFGQSAGGGSIMHQITAYGGLRGRVPFQQAIIQSPGIPLLPGNKQQDDLLQDFLGRLNVSTIQEARQLPYEALYKANADMVAISPQGTFTWAPGPDGSFVPGLPGTLLAQGSFDKSVKIMTAFNHNETEYFTSRDNVNNTVFVDNLEATFPGAQKSVIDHISKKLYPPIFDGSQPYKDFFTRAKLSLAEAGFVCNTHYLQKAFSRLGSTYGYKFSVPPSFHGLDVFFTFFNGPSEVVPASAGPLALMLQRYLVSFALTGKPNTQAELGMPVYGPKGQLLEFTDSGLDIIPDPSHNKRCEWWQKALYF, translated from the exons TGTTCGTTAGCGGTGTGGCGGCCGCCCCGTCAAAGTCGTGTCCAACCCCCACGCCGCTTCCCACCGTCGACCTCGGATATGAGATTCACCAGGCCATATCTTTCAAC GAAACCGGCCAGTACTACAACTTCTCCAATATCCGATACGCCAGACCTCCCACTGGCGAGCTCCGGTTTACCGCACCCCAGCCCCCAGTGAAGAACCGCAAAGCCATCCAGAAGGGTGACATCGGTTCATCATGCCCACAAGCATTAGCCGAGTGGTACGCCTGCAACTTGGCCCTGCAAAAACAAGTGATCAAATCACCCAGCGAATGCGGCAGACATCTCATCCCCCCACCAGACCCCCTGGAGCGGGAAGACTGCCTCTTCCTGGATGTCATTGCTCCTCGCGCTGTCTTCGATGAGCCCTCCAAGAAGGTTCCCGTCATGGTTTGGATCTATGGCGGCGGCTATGCATTTGGTCGAAAGGGGCTGGATGGCGATCCGTCTGGGTTGATTGAGCGGAGCAAGGAGGTTGACCCTGATGGCCGCGGCGTCATTTTCGTCACTTTCAACTACCGA GGCGGAGCATTCGGTTTCTTGTCTGGCCCCAACGTCAGGGCAAATGGCACTGCCAATGTCGGGCTGCTCGATCAACGCCTGGCATTGGAATGGGTACAAGacaacatccatctctttGGAGGCGACAAAGACCGGGTTACAGTCTTCGGTCAGTCAGCCGGAGGTGGTTCCATCATGCATCAGATCACTGCCTATGGTGGTCTCCGTGGCCGAGTCCCCTTCCAGCAAGCCATCATCCAATCCCCTGGAatccctctcctccctgGCAACAAGCAGCAGGATGATCTACTCCAAGATTTCCTTGGCAGATTGAACGTCTCAACCATCCAGGAAGCTCGCCAGCTCCCTTACGAAGCCTTATACAAGGCCAACGCCGACATGGTAGCCATCTCTCCCCAAGGCACTTTTACCTGGGCACCTGGCCCCGACGGATCATTTGTCCCAGGTCTCCCAGGTACCCTTCTAGCCCAGGGTAGTTTTGATAAGTCTGTCAAGATCATGACTGCGTTCAACCACAACGAGACCGAGTACTTCACCAGCCGGGACAACGTTAACAATACCGTCTTtgtcgacaacctcgaggccaCGTTCCCGGGCGCTCAGAAGTCTGTCATCGACCATATCTCCAAGAAACTTTATCCACCTATTTTTGACGGAAGCCAGCCATACAAGGACTTCTTCACCCGCGCCAAGCTGTCCCTGGCTGAGGCTGGTTTCGTGTGCAACACGCACTACCTACAAAAGGCCTTCAGTCGCCTCGGTTCCACCTATGGCTATAAGTTTAGCGTCCCACCTTCTttccatggcctcgacgtcttcttcaccttttTCAACGGACCGAGCGAAGTTGTTCCCGCTTCTGCAGGCCCTCTTGCTCTCATGCTGCAGCGATATCTCGTATCCTTTGCCCTCACTGGTAAGCCAAACACTCAGGCCGAGCTTGGTATGCCAGTGTATGGCCCAAAGGGCCAGTTGCTTGAGTTCACCGACAGTGGCCTCGATATTATCCCGGACCCTAGCCACAACAAGAGGTGCGAATGGTGGCAGAAGGCACTGTACTTCTAA
- a CDS encoding Helo-like-N domain-containing protein, translating to MDPLSAGASVVTFLGLAFSATKTVHSALSTIKDGPQIIQHLNEEVSQLKSVLERLSHISMSATDAAELDSLARKCNDDVVGFEKRLRRLDTSGADGRRGKLWRKLKLFLTEKDLEQIRNVVHGHTQLLAIRLNIIQVQQGSFSATQSAEVLSLLQKLRDDVTVIRQVNSSVGMAEEGSISPRVVELENEKMDSCADLTLDESIERLMRLVERKPCIVDSENAEELVRDLEHLLLSVRRDATAMKSPEATPDHLDGDNVSEELNLVTSLILSAPLIKVNQSVPLRLLKAMSRGTIIHQERKRKMVDIGEGVVTLTSTKRRCRHPVQPGDPTSHQTSEGREFAAKLVFKPRATSTMLTVSVNQAQVTYDSFTSILPQITVNNILPPDSLVFRVAASGTVQELLALVAEGKASLHDHDTYGQSLLHGQHGTGMAFEESSVHNDVLLTMKLNRTPLHGTERNPELFHALLDAGADPTIQLDVGFPSLFQEASRRGDPIAGLMLREMFNTSPFVRYGDQADLGTNPVLDCCRNLFKSHHTAWRQGHLQRLGFLLDQGYSLHAKWKDGTNCLSQFFLTSESQGYLESRGYVQVRREILLFLVNRGADVSSTDNKGRSVSYYAYNRVFCTPCSETYPAYLGDLWDSVLDECGYNILEFRRLAPRKARYTNIYTRRVFEQLWRGRERRCPYWNDAPWPESSTDNIPRIWYILDENGKMCEKCQVCYERPVEVYRSNCCKCGFCTTDLGCLCAQSINRGHQYYCTRPLQREIRWDEKEGRYFFPRDEGDGVCSLGMRNGRATSPQEDHLWDNLSPASSRQPESTIEGSQLLEELFENPWERE from the exons ATGGACCCCTTGAGCGCGGGCGCCAGCGTCGTCACCTTTCTTGGGCTCGCCTTCTCAGCTACTAAAACTGTTCACAGTGCCCTCTCTACCATCAAGGACGGGCCGCAAATCATTCAGCATCTCAATGAAGAAGTCTCGCAACTGAAAAGCGTCTTGGAACGACTGTCGCACATATCGATGAGTGCAACCGATGCAGCAGAGCTCGACAGCCTGGCCAGGAAATGCAATGACGACGTGGTTGGCTTCGAGAAGAGGCTGCGCCGGCTGGACACCTCTGGGGCTGATGGTCGGAGAGGAAAACTCTGGCGCAAGTTAAAGCTATTCTTGACGGAAAAGGACCTAGAACAAATACGAAACGTCGTCCATGGCCATACTCAGCTTCTCGCCATCCGGCTAAATATTATACAAGTTCAGCAAGGCTCTTTTTCGGCGACACAATCAGCCGAGGTCCTCAGTCTTCTTCAGAAACTTAGGGATGATGTGACGGTGATCCGCCAGGTCAATTCTTCAGTTGGGATGGCCGAGGAAGGCTCAATATCGCCACGAGTCGTCGAGCTGGAGAATGAGAAGATGGATTCTTGCGCTGACCTGACTCTCGATGAAAGCATTGAGCGACTCATGCGTTTGGTAGAGAGGAAGCCATGCATCGTTGACTCTGAAAACGCAGAAGAGCTCGTGCGTGACCTGGAGCACCTTTTACTCTCTGTGAGAAGAGATGCAACAGCAATGAAATCTCCAGAGGCAACTCCCGATCACCTCGATGGCGACAACGTTTCAGAAGAATTGAATCTCGTCACAAGCCTGATCTTGTCCGCTCCATTAATCAAAGTTAACCAGAGCG TTCCGCTGAGATTACTCAAGGCCATGTCACGAGGAACTATAATCCACCAAGAACGGAAACGGAAGATGGTTGACATTGGTGAAGGAGTTGTGACACTGACTTCCACCAAACGGCGATGCAGACATCCGGTACAGCCTGGAGATCCCACGAGTCACCAGACTAGCGAGGGAAGAGAGTTTGCGGCTAAACTTGTCTTCAAGCCCAGAGCCACAAGCACCATGCTCACAGTTTCCGTCAACCAAGCACAAGTGACATATGATAGTTTTACGAGCATTCTTCCACAAATAACAgtcaacaacatcctccCTCCTGATTCATTGGTGTTCAGAGTCGCCGCGAGTGGGACGGTTCAAGAGCTGTTGGCCCTAGTGGCAGAGGGCAAAGCAAGCCTTCACGATCATGACACATACGGCCAGTCATTATTGCAT GGTCAACATGGCACAGGTATGGCCTTTGAGGAATCTTCAGTTCATAATGATGTGTTGTTGACCATGAAACTAAACAGAACGCCATTGCACGGCACAGAACGTAACCCAGAATTATTTCATGCCTTGTTGGACGCTGGGGCGGATCCAACCATTCAGTTAGATGTGGGTTTCCCCAGTCTTTTTCAGGAGGCCAGTCGTAGAGGAGATCCGATA GCTGGTCTTATGTTACGAGAAATGTTCAACACTAGCCCCTTTGTTCGTTACGGAGACCAGGCGGACTTGGGCACCAACCCTGTCCTTGACTGTTGCAGAAACCTGTTCAAATCGCACCACACTGCTTGGAGACAGGGTCATCTTCAAAGACTGGGCtttctccttgaccagggcTACAGCTTGCATGCCAAGTGGAAAGATGGCACGAATTGTTTAAGCCAGTTCTTCCTGACTTCTGAGAGTCAGGGATACCTTGAGAGCCGAGGATACGTGCAAGTTCGCAGAGAGATCTTGCTGTTCCTGGTGAACCGCGGCGCAGATGTCTCCTCGACTGACAACAAAGGGAGATCCGTCTCCTACTATGCGTATAACCGAGTCTTCTGCACACCATGCTCTGAAACATACCCAGCCTATCTGGGCGACCTTTGGGACTCTGTGCTGGATGAGTGCGGGTACAACATTTTGGAGTTTAGAAGGCTTGCCCCCCGAAAGGCTCGCTACACCAACATATACACTCGCCGAGTATTTGAGCAGCTCTGGCGGGGCAGGGAACGTCGATGCCCCTATTGGAATGACGCGCCTTGGCCAGAGTCGTCAACTGACAATATTCCGAGAATCTGGTATATCTTGGACGAAAACGGGAAAATGTGTGAAAAATGCCAGGTCTGCTATGAGCGCCCGGTCGAGGTATACAGATCCAATTGCTGCAAATGCGGGTTCTGCACCACTGACCTTGGCTGCTTGTGCGCCCAGAGCATCAACCGTGGACATCAGTATTATTGCACACGCCCACTCCAGCGGGAGATTAGATGGGATGAGAAGGAAGGCAGATATTTCTTCCCTAGAGACGA AGGCGATGGGGTTTGCTCACTTGGCATGCGCAATGGTCGAGCTACAAGCCCTCAGGAAGATCATCTTTGGGACAACTTGTCACCCGCTTCGTCAAGGCAGCCCGAGTCCACTATCGAGGGCTCGCAGTTACTGGAGGAACTCTTTGAGAATCCCTGGGAAAGAGAGTAA